The sequence CATGACCGCTAGAAAGCAGAGGCAATCCATGACCAGACAACCCAAGATCACCTTCATCGGCGCCGGCTCCACCGTCTTCATGAAGAACATCATCGGCGACGTGCTGCAGCGCCCGGCGCTGTCGGCCGCAACGATCGCGCTGATGGATGTGAACCCGGAGCGCCTCGGCGAAAGCGAGATCGTCGCCGGCAAGCTGGTGCGCACGCTCGGCGTCAAGGCCAAGATCGAGACCCATTCCAACCAGAGACAAGCGCTCGAAGGGGCCGATTTCGTCGTCGTCGCCTTCCAGATCGGCGGCTTTGAGCCCTGCACGGTCACCGATTTCGAAGTGCCGAAGAAATACGGCCTGCGCCAGACGATCGCCGACACGCTCGGCGTCGGCGGCATCATGCGCGGCCTTCGCACCGTTCCGCATCTCTGGAAGATCTGCGAGGACATGCTGCAGGTCTGCCCGAACGCGATCCTCTTGCAATACGTCAACCCGATGGCGATCAACACCTGGGCGATCTCGGAGAAGTTCCCGACGATCCGCCAGGTCGGCCTTTGCCATTCGGTCCAGGGCACGGCCTACGAACTTTCGCGCGATCTCGATATCCCAGTTTCGGAGATCCGCTACCGCGCCGCTGGCATCAACCACATGGCCTTCTTCCTCAAGTTCGAGCACAAACAGGCCGACGGCAGCTTCCGCGATCTCTATCCGGATCTCGTGCGCGGCTACCGCGAAGGCCGCTTCCCGAAGCCCAGCCACTGGAACCCGCGCTGCCCCAACAAGGTGCGCTACGAGATGCTGACGCGGCTCGGTTACTTCGTCACCGAAAGCTCCGAGCATTTCGCCGAATACACGCCCTATTTCATCAAGGACGGCCGGCCCGACCTGATCGAGAAATTCGGCATTCCGCTCGACGAGTATCCGAAGCGCTGCGTCGAGCAGATCGAGCGCTGGAAGGGGCAGGCGGCCGCCTTCAAGGAGGCAGAGACGATCGAGGTGGCCGAGAGCCACGAATACGCTTCCTCGATCATGAATTCGGTCTGGACCGGCGAGCCCTCTGTCATCTACGGCAACCTCAGGAACAACGGCTGTATCACCTCGCTGCCCGAGAACTGCGCCGCCGAAGTGCCCTGCCTGGTCGACGCCTCCGGCATCCAGCCGACCTTCATCGGCGACCTGCCGCCGCAGTTGACCGCGCTGATCCGCACCAACATCAACGTCCAGGAGCTGACGGTTGAGGCGCTGATGACGGAAAACCGCGAGCATCTCTACCATGCGGCGATGATGGATCCGCATACGGCGGCCGAACTCGACCTCGACCAGATCTGGTCGCTCGTCGACGACCTGCTCATCGCCCATCGCGACTGGATCCCGGAATGGGCACGCGTGTCGAAGAAGGTCCAAGCAGCCTGATTTTTTCTCCCGGTCAGGCCGCGTCGAGCCCCGGAACTTCATGCCCTCTTTCCCAATGTCCTAGCCGATTCAAGGGAAAGCAGCGTAGGTTCCGGGGCTTGTTCTTTTCAAGCTGTCTTGGCTGCCGCCAGCGGCAGGACGATGCGCATGCAGGCCCCGCCGGACGCCGAGCGCGCGACATCGACGTAGCCGCCATGCAGGTGCACGATCTTCTGCACGAGGTTGAGGCCAAGCCCCGCGCCCTTGCCGTCCTTGCGCAGGCGCTGGAACGGCTCGAAGATCCGGTCGGCTTCGCTGCGCGGAATGCCGTCGCCGTCGTCGCAGACATCGATCGCGCCCAGCGGATCCACCTTCACCGTGATGGTGCCACGCCTTCCGCCGTGATCGATGGCGTTCTGCACGAGATTGGTGAGCGCCCGCTCCAGCGACGCCTCGTCGCCGGAAATCATCACCGGTCGTTGATCCGCCTCGAAACTCATCTCGTATCCGGCACCGAAGCCGAGCGGCGCGAGCGCAACGATCACCCGCTCGGCCAATGCCGCAAGATCGACCGGCCTGAAGTCATCGTTTTCGGCGTCGAGCCGTTCGAGGTCGAGAAGCTGGCCTGCCAGGATGGAAAGGCGCGTCACGTCCTCGTTGAGGCGCGTCTTGTCCGGTCCCGGCGGCAGCGAGGCGATGCGGGCGCCAAGGATCGCGACCGGCGTGCGCAGTTCGTGGGCGGCCTGCGCCAGGAAGCGCTTGTGCCTCGTATAGCCGTCGTCGAGCCGCGTCAGCGCATCGTTGACCGCCGTCACCAGAGGCAGGAACTCGTTGGGAACGCCCGTCACCGGCATCTGGATGCCGCGCTGGTCATATTCGATGTGGGCGGCATGCGCGGCCGCGTGCGACAGGCCAGAAAGCATCCTTCTAACGACGATCGGTGTGACCACCACGGTCGCAAAGGCGAGCAGCAGCAACATCGGCACGAAGATGGTGAGGAAGGCGCCGGTGGTTGTGAGCAACAGACGGCCGAGGGTCAATTGTCCCTCCGTGCCGCTGAAGATCTGG comes from Ensifer sp. PDNC004 and encodes:
- a CDS encoding alpha-glucosidase/alpha-galactosidase — encoded protein: MTRQPKITFIGAGSTVFMKNIIGDVLQRPALSAATIALMDVNPERLGESEIVAGKLVRTLGVKAKIETHSNQRQALEGADFVVVAFQIGGFEPCTVTDFEVPKKYGLRQTIADTLGVGGIMRGLRTVPHLWKICEDMLQVCPNAILLQYVNPMAINTWAISEKFPTIRQVGLCHSVQGTAYELSRDLDIPVSEIRYRAAGINHMAFFLKFEHKQADGSFRDLYPDLVRGYREGRFPKPSHWNPRCPNKVRYEMLTRLGYFVTESSEHFAEYTPYFIKDGRPDLIEKFGIPLDEYPKRCVEQIERWKGQAAAFKEAETIEVAESHEYASSIMNSVWTGEPSVIYGNLRNNGCITSLPENCAAEVPCLVDASGIQPTFIGDLPPQLTALIRTNINVQELTVEALMTENREHLYHAAMMDPHTAAELDLDQIWSLVDDLLIAHRDWIPEWARVSKKVQAA
- a CDS encoding HAMP domain-containing sensor histidine kinase produces the protein MSVRASHSFKWRLVGWLVLFETVAILIVIAIAVGLLWVTGYLIDGYENGNVDVLKDAITRKADGGLELQETPELQRLRQQAGKIWFIVRDKQGHSLAEGTVPEEFAFAVAGLERMNDARFRRSPDKNARPEAVVKWLESPAGMVQIFSGTEGQLTLGRLLLTTTGAFLTIFVPMLLLLAFATVVVTPIVVRRMLSGLSHAAAHAAHIEYDQRGIQMPVTGVPNEFLPLVTAVNDALTRLDDGYTRHKRFLAQAAHELRTPVAILGARIASLPPGPDKTRLNEDVTRLSILAGQLLDLERLDAENDDFRPVDLAALAERVIVALAPLGFGAGYEMSFEADQRPVMISGDEASLERALTNLVQNAIDHGGRRGTITVKVDPLGAIDVCDDGDGIPRSEADRIFEPFQRLRKDGKGAGLGLNLVQKIVHLHGGYVDVARSASGGACMRIVLPLAAAKTA